From one Lycium barbarum isolate Lr01 chromosome 6, ASM1917538v2, whole genome shotgun sequence genomic stretch:
- the LOC132643859 gene encoding zinc finger protein ZAT11-like, whose product MAMPMLKRRKVEEESVEKFAMANCVDILKRNESLGRSKHFECKTCKKQFDSFQALGGHRTSHKNTTNKLITTITTVELLPVKPKKHECTLCGEEFTLGQALGGHMRKHRDELNQLEQKKKKLKKNSKSGEFAEALHEKKDKGSTGRNLFLDLNLTPYENEVMIGIIPS is encoded by the coding sequence ATGGCCATGCCGATGTTGAAGAGAAGAAAAGTAGAAGAAGAATCAGTAGAGAAATTCGCAATGGCAAATTGTGTGGATATCTTGAAGAGGAATGAGTCATTAGGAAGAAGTAAGCACTTTGAGTGCAAGACATGCAAGAAGCAATTTGATTCATTTCAAGCACTTGGCGGACATAGAACAAGTCACAAGAACACGACGAATAAGCTCATCACGACGATTACTACTGTCGAATTATTACCCGTTAAGCCCAAAAAACACGAATGCACCCTTTGTGGCGAAGAGTTCACTCTGGGCCAAGCTTTGGGAGGACATATGAGGAAACATCGCGATGAATTGAATCAACTCgagcaaaagaagaagaaattgaagaagaatTCGAAGAGTGGTGAATTTGCAGAAGCTCTTCACGAGAAGAAAGATAAGGGTAGTACTGGAAGAAATTTGTTCTTGGATTTGAATTTGACGCCGTATGAGAATGAGGTGATGATAGGGATAATTCCTAGTTAG